The Bacteroidota bacterium genome contains a region encoding:
- the hypD gene encoding hydrogenase formation protein HypD — MKYLDEYREADAVMKYAAMIKKITTKPWNIMEVCGGQTHSIVKFGIDELLPKEITLIHGPGCPVCVTPLEQIDKAIELASNKNVVFCSFGDMLRVPGSKKDLLSVKAEGGGVRILYSPIDALKIAKENPDKEVIFFAVGFETTAPANAMAVYQAKQQGIKNFSILISHVLVPPAIEAILSSPNNRVNGFLAAGHVCTIMGYEEYYPIAEKYHVPIVVTGFEPVDILNGIYICIKQLEEGRAEVENQYSRVVDKAGNLHAQNIIKEVFKIRNRKWRGIGEISQSGLGLNDNYSEYDAEIKFNLNDIIVDEPSECISGLILQGIRKPFECEVFGKICTPEHPLGATMVSSEGACAAYYKYRNKMKV, encoded by the coding sequence GTGAAATATCTGGATGAATATAGAGAAGCGGATGCAGTTATGAAGTATGCTGCGATGATAAAAAAAATCACAACTAAGCCATGGAATATAATGGAAGTCTGCGGCGGCCAGACACATTCTATTGTCAAGTTCGGAATTGATGAATTACTGCCAAAAGAAATTACGCTGATTCACGGTCCCGGCTGCCCGGTTTGTGTTACTCCTTTAGAACAAATTGATAAGGCAATAGAGCTTGCATCTAATAAGAATGTTGTATTTTGTTCGTTTGGTGATATGCTCAGAGTACCAGGCTCTAAAAAAGATTTGCTATCGGTAAAAGCAGAAGGAGGTGGTGTAAGAATTTTATACTCTCCTATTGATGCCTTAAAAATTGCTAAAGAAAATCCTGATAAGGAAGTAATATTTTTCGCTGTAGGTTTTGAAACCACTGCACCTGCAAATGCAATGGCTGTATATCAGGCAAAGCAGCAGGGAATAAAAAACTTTTCAATTTTAATTTCTCATGTTCTCGTTCCTCCTGCAATAGAAGCGATATTGTCATCCCCAAATAACAGGGTGAACGGATTTTTAGCTGCAGGACATGTCTGCACAATAATGGGTTATGAAGAATATTATCCGATAGCCGAAAAGTATCATGTTCCAATTGTTGTGACCGGATTTGAACCTGTGGATATTCTCAACGGAATTTATATATGTATTAAGCAGCTTGAAGAAGGAAGAGCAGAAGTTGAGAATCAGTATTCAAGAGTCGTTGATAAAGCTGGTAATCTCCATGCACAAAATATTATTAAAGAAGTTTTTAAAATAAGAAACAGAAAGTGGAGAGGTATAGGGGAGATTTCTCAAAGCGGATTGGGATTAAATGATAATTACTCTGAGTACGATGCAGAAATTAAATTTAATTTAAATGATATTATTGTTGATGAACCTTCAGAGTGTATCAGCGGGTTGATTCTTCAGGGAATAAGAAAACCATTCGAGTGTGAAGTGTTTGGAAAAATCTGCACACCTGAGCATCCGCTTGGAGCTACGATGGTTTCGTCTGAAGGAGCATGTGCTGCATATTATAAATATAGAAATAAAATGAAAGTTTAA
- a CDS encoding HypC/HybG/HupF family hydrogenase formation chaperone has translation MCLAIPGKIISVDKSENPIMRTGRVSFGGIVKEVNLSYTPEANLNDYVIVHVGFALKKLDESEANKVFDYLKEMEDLDELKEGEE, from the coding sequence ATGTGTTTAGCGATACCCGGTAAAATAATAAGTGTAGATAAAAGTGAAAATCCGATAATGAGAACGGGAAGAGTTAGCTTTGGCGGAATTGTAAAAGAAGTGAATCTATCTTATACTCCTGAAGCAAACCTCAATGATTACGTTATCGTGCATGTTGGTTTTGCTCTAAAAAAATTGGATGAATCGGAAGCGAATAAAGTTTTTGATTATCTGAAAGAAATGGAAGATCTTGACGAATTAAAAGAAGGTGAAGAGTGA
- the hypF gene encoding carbamoyltransferase HypF, with amino-acid sequence MVLKNLLINIQGTVQGVGFRPFVYRLAHELNIKGWIINSSAGVEIEAEGDDTDVENFLIRLKNDKPANSTINNFKYISSAINNFKTFEIKESNNSAIKTALILPDLATCPDCLKEIFNPKERRYLYPFTNCTNCGPRFSIIESIPYDRVNTTMKEFEMCDDCRKEYENPLDRRFHAEPIACPKCGPQIKLYNAEEELIEGNDVIKKAAEFILEGKIIALKGLGGYQLIVDAKNNEAVKRLRERKHREEKPFAMMFPCMEMIKEYCEVSEEEENLLLSAQSPIVLLMKKENSFIAEGVSYGNNYYGVMLPYTPLHHILMKELNIPIVATSGNITDEPICISNELAFEKLNGIADYFLIHNRKIVRQVDDSVVRVIKNKPFMIRRARGYAPYPVILNDEIPPAIAVGGQLKNTVAISKGKNVFISQHIGDLDSKEAFNAFKKIISDFKDLYDVNPEYIISDLHPDYISTKFAQNTGLKLIQVQHHYAHILSCIAENKIEGEVLGISWDGTGYGTDGNIWGGEFLKVNRDKFERLAHFDYFPLPGGEKAIKEVRRIGASLLYKATNDKELVKNHYKDFDTEVILNLIEKKINSPLCSSVGRLFDGISSIINLKQNVSYEGQAAMELENISDERITDESYKFEIIKTKENNYIVDWRNVVLDIFHDMKKNISNQIISTKFHNALVEVIIEISKISGTNQIALSGGCFQNKYLIERTIDRLREEGFKVFWQSAIPTNDAGISLGQMKYLSFVNKNKN; translated from the coding sequence ATTGTTTTGAAGAACTTACTGATAAATATACAAGGCACTGTTCAGGGAGTAGGTTTCAGACCGTTTGTTTACCGGCTTGCTCACGAATTAAATATTAAAGGATGGATTATAAATTCTTCTGCAGGAGTAGAAATAGAAGCGGAAGGTGATGATACTGATGTTGAAAATTTTCTTATCAGATTAAAAAATGATAAGCCGGCTAATTCAACAATAAATAATTTCAAATATATAAGTTCAGCAATAAATAATTTCAAAACTTTTGAAATTAAGGAAAGTAACAACTCTGCAATAAAGACTGCATTAATATTACCTGACTTAGCTACATGTCCCGATTGTTTAAAAGAAATATTTAATCCTAAAGAAAGAAGATATTTATATCCGTTCACAAACTGCACCAACTGCGGACCAAGATTTTCTATTATAGAATCAATCCCTTACGACAGAGTAAATACGACAATGAAAGAGTTTGAGATGTGTGACGATTGCCGAAAGGAATACGAAAATCCATTAGACAGAAGATTTCATGCAGAGCCTATAGCATGTCCCAAATGCGGACCGCAGATAAAATTATACAATGCTGAAGAAGAATTAATCGAAGGAAATGACGTAATAAAAAAAGCAGCTGAATTTATTTTAGAGGGTAAAATTATTGCTTTAAAAGGACTTGGCGGCTACCAGTTAATTGTCGATGCAAAGAATAATGAAGCAGTGAAAAGATTGCGTGAGAGAAAACACAGGGAAGAAAAACCATTTGCAATGATGTTTCCTTGCATGGAAATGATTAAAGAATATTGTGAGGTATCGGAAGAGGAAGAAAATTTATTGTTATCGGCGCAATCACCTATTGTTCTTTTAATGAAAAAAGAAAACAGTTTTATTGCAGAGGGTGTTTCTTATGGAAATAACTATTACGGAGTTATGCTGCCATATACTCCGCTGCACCACATCTTAATGAAGGAATTAAATATCCCTATTGTTGCAACCAGCGGAAATATTACTGATGAACCCATCTGTATTTCAAATGAACTGGCGTTTGAAAAGCTAAACGGTATAGCTGATTACTTTCTAATTCATAACAGAAAAATAGTAAGGCAGGTTGATGATTCTGTTGTCAGGGTTATAAAAAACAAACCTTTTATGATAAGAAGGGCGCGAGGTTATGCTCCTTATCCGGTAATTTTAAATGACGAGATTCCGCCGGCAATAGCTGTCGGAGGGCAGTTAAAGAATACTGTAGCAATTTCAAAAGGAAAAAATGTTTTTATAAGCCAGCATATAGGAGATTTAGATTCCAAAGAAGCATTTAATGCATTTAAAAAAATAATATCCGATTTTAAAGATTTGTATGACGTAAATCCGGAATATATTATTTCAGATTTACATCCCGATTATATTTCAACAAAGTTTGCGCAGAACACAGGATTAAAACTCATTCAGGTTCAGCATCATTATGCACACATTCTTTCATGCATTGCTGAAAACAAAATTGAAGGCGAAGTTTTAGGAATATCATGGGATGGCACTGGCTATGGAACTGATGGAAACATATGGGGAGGAGAATTTCTAAAAGTAAACCGAGATAAATTTGAGAGGCTTGCACATTTTGATTACTTCCCATTACCCGGAGGAGAAAAAGCAATAAAGGAAGTCCGGAGAATCGGAGCAAGTTTATTATACAAGGCAACTAATGACAAAGAATTAGTCAAGAATCATTATAAAGATTTTGATACAGAAGTAATATTAAATTTAATCGAAAAAAAAATTAATTCACCGTTATGTTCAAGTGTGGGAAGACTTTTTGATGGAATTTCGTCAATTATTAATTTAAAGCAAAACGTTTCTTATGAAGGACAGGCAGCAATGGAATTGGAAAACATTTCAGATGAAAGAATAACTGATGAAAGCTATAAGTTTGAAATTATAAAAACGAAAGAAAATAATTATATTGTTGACTGGAGAAATGTTGTGCTTGATATTTTTCATGACATGAAAAAAAATATTTCAAATCAAATTATTTCAACGAAGTTTCACAATGCATTAGTAGAAGTAATTATTGAAATAAGTAAGATTTCAGGAACAAATCAAATAGCATTATCCGGCGGATGTTTTCAAAACAAGTATTTAATTGAACGAACAATTGACAGACTGAGAGAAGAAGGATTTAAAGTTTTCTGGCAATCTGCAATACCAACGAATGATGCTGGAATAAGTTTAGGTCAGATGAAGTATTTAAGTTTTGTGAATAAAAATAAAAATTAA
- the hypB gene encoding hydrogenase nickel incorporation protein HypB, protein MSVITVERKILAKNDELAEHNRNLLKQNEIFTINLVSSPGSGKTSLLEKTFETLGSKVDISVIEGDVQTSLDAERVANYNVPVVSIVTNGACHLEAKLVQDALSNLDLEKTELLFIENVGNLVCPAGFDLGENMKIVLVSTTEGDDKPLKYPKMFRNSEAMIINKTDLIPYVNCNIETLKNNALNVNPGLKIFEVSCTSGAGIKEWCNWLVENVRTKHSHEKQLMY, encoded by the coding sequence ATGAGCGTAATAACTGTAGAAAGAAAAATTCTGGCTAAAAATGATGAACTTGCTGAGCATAACAGAAACTTATTGAAGCAGAATGAAATTTTTACGATTAACTTAGTAAGTTCACCGGGTTCAGGTAAAACAAGTCTGCTTGAAAAAACTTTCGAAACACTGGGAAGCAAAGTTGATATTTCAGTTATAGAAGGTGATGTGCAGACAAGCCTTGATGCAGAGCGGGTTGCTAATTACAATGTTCCTGTCGTTTCAATTGTAACTAACGGCGCATGCCATCTTGAGGCAAAGTTAGTGCAGGATGCTTTAAGTAATCTTGATCTGGAAAAAACTGAACTGCTCTTCATCGAGAACGTAGGTAATTTAGTCTGTCCCGCAGGATTTGATCTGGGAGAGAATATGAAAATAGTTTTAGTAAGCACAACAGAAGGTGACGATAAGCCGTTGAAGTATCCTAAGATGTTCAGAAATTCCGAAGCGATGATAATCAACAAAACAGATTTGATACCATATGTAAATTGCAACATTGAAACTTTAAAAAATAATGCATTAAATGTTAATCCCGGATTAAAAATTTTTGAAGTAAGCTGCACATCAGGTGCAGGAATAAAAGAGTGGTGTAACTGGTTAGTTGAGAATGTGAGAACTAAACATAGTCATGAAAAGCAATTGATGTATTGA
- the hypA gene encoding hydrogenase maturation nickel metallochaperone HypA: MHELSIAKNIVEIIKESVEENDLRSIERVVLKVGELSGVVPDSLQFSLEAISTGTELESAKYEMKRIPFTIKCKVCGNVSDNELGIVKCPVCGSKDTEVVSGNELLISEIILKN; this comes from the coding sequence ATGCACGAACTCTCAATCGCTAAAAATATTGTTGAGATTATAAAGGAATCAGTTGAAGAAAATGATTTAAGAAGTATAGAAAGAGTTGTTCTGAAAGTCGGTGAGTTATCGGGAGTTGTGCCGGATTCATTACAGTTTTCACTGGAGGCAATCTCAACAGGAACTGAACTTGAAAGTGCAAAATATGAAATGAAACGTATTCCGTTTACGATAAAATGCAAAGTATGCGGGAACGTATCCGATAATGAACTTGGAATTGTAAAATGTCCTGTATGCGGCAGCAAAGATACTGAAGTTGTATCAGGCAATGAACTTTTGATTTCAGAAATAATCTTAAAAAATTAA